In the Dioscorea cayenensis subsp. rotundata cultivar TDr96_F1 chromosome 12, TDr96_F1_v2_PseudoChromosome.rev07_lg8_w22 25.fasta, whole genome shotgun sequence genome, one interval contains:
- the LOC120273122 gene encoding uncharacterized protein LOC120273122, with translation MASQVEQGLKVDKGFKPQALHASIIAMKNEFGIIVIEANVNNHLRTIRKKWARIKKLKEFKRNGFIHKMSPYLNKPIEDHDFLEIVCGNDQATGRCAVQFGDEIGTHINDSVEYRHPSQTDSLEDMFEDTYFHVNILLPTHNQSESTENVGESSAQSKKGKGKWKMPTEVEAIQEINNTIKETLVTKKSTRNLEFAKELISECMKLKVYGYSGHQINKAYDWLISDDSKAMAFLAKDEELRKYWGGGLL, from the exons ATGGCTTCTCAAGTGGAGCAAGGCTTGAAAGTCGATAAGGGTTTCAAACCTCAAGCACTCCATGCATCAATCATTGCAATGAAGAATGAGTTCGGAATTATAGTCATTGAAGCAAATGTGAATAACCACTTGAGAACAATTCGCAAAAAATGGGCAAGAATTAAAAAACTGAAAGAGTTTAAGCGGAATGG ATTCATCCACAAGATGAGCCCTTACTTAAACAAACCAATTGAGGATCATGACTTTCTTGAGATTGTTTGCGGTAATGATCAAGCAACTGGACGATGTGCTGTGCAATTTGGAGATGAAATTGGCACCCATATAAATGATAGCGTCGAGTACCGCCATCCATCTCAGACTGATAGTCTTGAAGACATGTTTGAGGATACTTATTTTCATGTCAATATACTACTGCCCACCCACAACCAATCAGAGAGTACAGAAAATGTGGGGGAATCTTCTGCTCaatcaaaaaaaggaaaaggaaaatggAAAATGCCCACTGAAGTTGAAGCAATACAAGAGATTAATAACACAATTAAAGAGACATTGGTAACAAAGAAGTCTACTCGAAATTTGGAATTTGCAAAAGAATTGATTAGCGAGtgcatgaaattgaaagtatatGGCTACTCTGGCCATCAAATCAATAAGGCCTATGATTGGTTAATCTCCGATGATAGCAAAGCTATGGCTTTCTTAGCAAAGGATGAAGAGCTAAGGAAGTATTGGGGCGGAGGACTTCTTTGA